The Aspergillus fumigatus Af293 chromosome 5, whole genome shotgun sequence nucleotide sequence AGCACGACCACATCGCAAGTGCAGGGCAAAGACGAGGGCAAACAGCCAGGCTTCCCCATGGCCACCGGTGGCATTCTCCTCTGCCGGcccctcctcgccttccCCAAGGCCTCCCTCCTCGCAACCTGCCATCAACACCGCATTCCCTACGTCTCAGACCCGACAAACTTCGATCCAACCCTCACGCCGCGCAACGCGATCCGCAGCCTCGTGTCTCCGACTTTTCCGCCACGCCTGCCGCGCGCCCTCCAGGCCGCGTCCATCCTCTCTCTGATCAAATCAAGCCACGCCCTAATCGAAGACGCCATCGCCCACTCCAACAATCTACTATCGCAATGCCGCCTCCTACACTTCAACCCGAGCACAGGGACAATGCGCATCCGATTCCCCAGCctacagcagcagcagaagcagcagcaattccCACTGCCCACCCGCAGCCCTCACTTCCAAACCCAGGTCCAATCCCTCAGCCTGCGCCGCATCACAGAACTCATCTCCCCGCACCCGTACAACCACTTCCCCCTACCTAGCTTCGAGAAGTTTACCACAGAactcttcccctcctctccctcatccCCACCAACGGACCGCCTCCCTTTTACACTGGGTGGCATCATGTTCCATCCTTTCCAACCCACCTCCACCTCTGCACCCGATCAAACGAACAACATCAGAGACGAAAATACATGGCTCCTCACCCGCCAACCATACATGCGCAACCGCGCCCCCTCAATGACCCTCGACCTCCCCAGCCCGGAATCAGAGGACTTCTACTCGCCCTGGAAACTATGGGATAATCGATACTGGGTGCGCGCCGCAGTGGTCCCGGACAAGGGAGGAGTAGACTCCGACATGTGTGCACATTACACGCAGTCCGAGCTCGATGAGGTTCGTCGGTGCTTTGATGCGCAAGGGTTGTCGCTGGTTGTGCGGCCGCTGCGGCAGTCCGATTCGCAGGCCATTCGGGCCATGATTGATGGACAGGGTCGTGGGAAGAAGCAGCACCACCCCGCTTTGGCAGTGGCGCTGAAGCGCCTCGCACTCGAGGCGCCAGGGCAAGCTCGCTTCACCGTTCCTTTGCTGGTTGTTCAAAAGATCTCTGGTGGCAATGCAGAACAATTGCCGCTGGCGCTTCCTACACTCTCTTGCAGATTACTTTCCGCTTCTCAGGCGCAAAGGCTACTTGAAAGTTCAGTACCTTGGACCGTCCGCTGGCAATGGATGTACAAGATGATTGACCATGATTCTCTCAAATTGATGGGTTGGTTATGAAATCTTGCGCTATCTAGACTATACACGTACATAGACTCTCTTGTAAGGTAGTGTTACCTAGTCAGGAGAATGAGTGAGAGGAAACCACGGCTACATCAAGCATGTTAGATGGGATATTCTCTGTGTGGCTGAGTTAACGATGGTTGCCCAAGCAGGGCGCATCAGCGCCAGTGCAAGCGGTGCACACAAACATGGTGGCCCACCAGAAAGAGGGCGCTGTCTGACGAGACATGTGTGATACAAAAAGACGGAATCATAGACAGCATCAAGGTGGAGTCCTTCCATtagaaaatagaaaaaaatGAATGATATTCTCCGGAGCTGGCACGGCGCCCGGGCTCATCCAACAAGTTTGCCTTGACGCCATGCGTAGAGAAAAAAATGATCCAAAAAAGAGAAATTACGAACCCAGAATGATCGCTTTCCGCTAAGATGCATGAAGTCATGTCCATCGCAAAGAAATGATTTTGTGccgagaaaggaaagatagCTCGACGCCAAAGCCTTGGGAAGTGGCCAGCCACGAGGCACCTTGGGCCGGCATTGAAAATGTCTCGTGAATGTCTCGATCGATCATTCGCTTGCCTTTAACAAGGCCACGGCTGCTTGCTGCGCGCGTAGCCCGCCAACTTCCCTTTTCAACCTAAAGTTCTCCTTCTTGAGCCTCCCGATCTCCTCCAATGCCTCGGACAGTTGTGTCCGGAGGGCCTCTTCGACGCTTCCAGATCGGACATCTCGCACAATTTTTCCCAGCTCCAGATTGAAACGATCATACAGCGCCTCGTTCTCAGCGCTAGCCTCACGGTACAGCTCGTCTAATTTCTTTGCTCGCTTCTCACTAACAACCAGAGATGATTCCAGATCCCTCTCGATTGCAGCAGTGCGGCTACTCAACTCTTGCGAAAGCACTTCAAACTTCGACTCTAAATTGCTGATATGGTTGAGAAGAGCTGAATCACCAACTGACGACAGAGATAGTGCGTCTAACGACCCAGGATTCTGTTCGGCATTTTTTAATTGTTGCGGCGCTGCGACGTTCAAAGCTTGCAGCTCCTGGCCGATCAAAGCCAATTCCTCCTTGAGCCCCAATTGTGCAGAATGTTGTAGCCTCTTCTCGCTTTGGAGACGATCTCGAAGCTGTAGATATGTTAGGAAAAAAAGCTCTCGGGGAGATGTTGGAACCGGGGGACGGATTTATAGTCGGCCTGGCAGCAGAGGAAAGTCGGGGAAGCATACCTTTTGGGGGCTC carries:
- a CDS encoding tRNA lysidine(34) synthetase, encoding MYSINEINDCKSLVKLMCSLIIRLRVEVVSARTATQNISSADAKNNQLLLSLSGIHLCSTHIIPKSSQNDKWLHHAFPNTFLTKRSQLPSSWSISSEHGLAVSGGTDSMALAFLCKQLQEQNLVDGLTVTAFVVDHKAREESSREARTVATWLSDMGLQAQILALEWPQGSSVSAFETHARRLRFQALGIACRDRRISALLMGHHQDDNVETTLWRLCTGARGAGLAGIPPIARIPECHGLYGVSESGSMVILRPRDNSAGAPCARSGSTTTSQVQGKDEGKQPGFPMATGGILLCRPLLAFPKASLLATCHQHRIPYVSDPTNFDPTLTPRNAIRSLVSPTFPPRLPRALQAASILSLIKSSHALIEDAIAHSNNLLSQCRLLHFNPSTGTMRIRFPSLQQQQKQQQFPLPTRSPHFQTQVQSLSLRRITELISPHPYNHFPLPSFEKFTTELFPSSPSSPPTDRLPFTLGGIMFHPFQPTSTSAPDQTNNIRDENTWLLTRQPYMRNRAPSMTLDLPSPESEDFYSPWKLWDNRYWVRAAVVPDKGGVDSDMCAHYTQSELDEVRRCFDAQGLSLVVRPLRQSDSQAIRAMIDGQGRGKKQHHPALAVALKRLALEAPGQARFTVPLLVVQKISGGNAEQLPLALPTLSCRLLSASQAQRLLESSVPWTVRWQWMYKMIDHDSLKLMGWL